A part of Nitrospiraceae bacterium genomic DNA contains:
- a CDS encoding ABC transporter ATP-binding protein — protein MIEIRDLHKTFGKNHVLRGTNLKVEKGESMVVIGGSGSGKSVLIKHIIGTLKPDSGSILIDGVDIAGLNDNELNEVRKRFGMLFQMAALFDSMKVWENVAFVLMRHGKLKEKDAREIASEKLRMVGLVGVEDMMPSELSGGMKKRVGLARAIAHEPEILLYDEPTTGLDPIMADAINDLIVEMKKRLTITSVTITHDMHSAYKIADRIAMLYLGEIIETGTPEQIKNTENPIVRQFVTGSAVGPITIEGVTA, from the coding sequence ATGATAGAGATAAGAGATTTACATAAAACATTCGGCAAGAACCATGTATTGAGAGGCACCAATCTCAAGGTAGAAAAAGGCGAGAGCATGGTAGTAATAGGAGGGAGCGGTTCAGGAAAGAGTGTTTTAATTAAACATATAATAGGAACCCTCAAGCCTGACAGCGGTTCAATATTAATTGACGGTGTTGATATAGCAGGTCTTAATGATAATGAACTCAATGAAGTAAGAAAAAGATTTGGCATGCTTTTTCAGATGGCAGCGCTTTTTGATTCGATGAAGGTCTGGGAAAATGTTGCTTTTGTATTAATGAGACACGGCAAATTAAAAGAAAAAGACGCAAGGGAAATAGCCAGCGAGAAACTCAGGATGGTCGGGCTGGTTGGAGTTGAGGACATGATGCCGTCTGAGCTTTCAGGTGGCATGAAAAAAAGAGTCGGGCTTGCAAGGGCAATTGCGCATGAACCGGAAATATTGCTGTATGACGAGCCTACAACAGGGCTTGATCCTATAATGGCTGATGCAATCAATGATCTGATAGTTGAGATGAAAAAGAGGCTTACTATAACATCTGTTACAATAACTCATGACATGCACAGCGCTTACAAGATAGCAGACAGGATTGCTATGCTGTACTTAGGCGAGATTATTGAGACAGGAACACCTGAACAGATAAAGAACACAGAGAATCCAATAGTCAGACAGTTTGTAACAGGAAGTGCTGTCGGACCCATTACCATAGAAGGAGTAACTGCATGA
- the nifS gene encoding cysteine desulfurase NifS, translated as MINTTKVIYLDNNATTGVAPEVVDAMLPYLRELYGNPSSIHTFGSQVHAKIENARSKVAELIGAEPEEIIFTSCGTESDNTALMSTLECGPDKKHVITSAVEHPAVMNFCKHLEKKGYRVSFIPVDRSGQLRIEDIISAITKDTAIVSIMFANNETGTIFPIKEIGEMLRGKGIIFHTDAVQAAGKIPIDLKNLDVDMLSISGHKLHAPKGVGTLYVRKGTKFYPYIIGGHQEQGRRSGTENVASIIGFGKACELAIRNLANEIIYLKYLRDKLENGLLKTCPESSVNGDINNRLPNTTNISFNYIEGEAILLKLNAHGICASSGSACTAGSPDPSHVLKAMKIPPQSIRGSIRFSLSRYNTEEDIDKILEVMPGIIKELTALSPLSKETFKNCKA; from the coding sequence ATGATTAACACCACAAAAGTCATATATCTGGACAACAATGCAACAACAGGGGTTGCACCCGAGGTTGTAGATGCAATGCTGCCTTATCTCAGGGAGCTTTACGGCAATCCTTCAAGCATTCATACATTCGGCTCGCAGGTACATGCAAAAATAGAGAATGCGCGCTCAAAAGTCGCTGAACTTATTGGCGCAGAACCAGAGGAAATAATTTTTACAAGCTGCGGAACTGAGAGTGATAATACCGCACTTATGAGCACTCTGGAATGCGGTCCGGACAAAAAGCATGTTATTACATCTGCTGTCGAACATCCTGCTGTCATGAATTTTTGCAAGCATCTTGAAAAAAAAGGATATCGTGTTTCATTTATACCGGTTGATCGTTCAGGGCAGCTAAGAATTGAAGATATAATATCCGCAATTACAAAAGATACCGCAATCGTATCAATAATGTTTGCAAACAACGAAACTGGAACTATATTCCCAATTAAAGAAATCGGGGAGATGCTAAGAGGCAAAGGCATAATATTTCACACTGATGCTGTCCAGGCAGCAGGGAAAATTCCGATAGATTTAAAAAATCTTGATGTTGATATGTTATCAATCTCAGGGCATAAACTCCATGCTCCCAAAGGAGTAGGCACATTATATGTCAGGAAAGGCACAAAGTTTTATCCATATATAATAGGAGGGCATCAGGAGCAAGGCAGGCGTTCAGGAACAGAAAATGTTGCATCTATAATAGGATTTGGGAAAGCATGTGAACTTGCTATCAGGAATCTTGCGAATGAAATAATTTATTTAAAATATCTTCGCGACAAACTCGAAAACGGGTTATTGAAAACATGCCCTGAGTCAAGTGTAAACGGAGATATTAATAACAGACTGCCCAACACAACAAATATAAGTTTTAACTATATTGAAGGAGAAGCGATCCTGCTGAAATTAAATGCGCACGGCATATGCGCATCATCAGGCTCTGCATGCACAGCAGGTTCTCCTGATCCTTCACATGTGCTTAAGGCAATGAAGATACCGCCTCAATCAATACGCGGTTCAATTAGATTTTCTCTAAGCCGTTACAATACAGAAGAAGATATTGATAAAATCCTTGAAGTCATGCCCGGGATAATAAAAGAGCTGACTGCTCTGTCGCCTCTGTCCAAAGAAACTTTCAAAAACTGCAAAGCTTAA
- a CDS encoding MlaD family protein — MKVSTELKVGAFSLMILAIMTYMTFKVGGFDWAKKKGYALHAEFKNIGGLDEKTRIKVAGVDSGIIEKIQLKDGKAWLTIRVDKDTPVYTDASVGVKSTGMLGDKYIELKTGSQKPELKDGDTIKNVIEFVDIDELVKNFSKLASNLDESFGSPESKGALKESIQNLKHITASLKDAISVNDKKLRIVLDNIENFTAALKKDGPELVADLSKATKELKGMIEENRGHVKSAAENIDVITQKIAKGEGTIGKLVKDDRLYESFNKAAEGVNKTLSAVERFRTFITFQGDYLTKAKDSKGAFTLTLQPKPDKYYIFGIVSDPVGKITTTETNSTVGGVTTYTKTEEIKKRMEFTAQFAKKFENLALRIGLFESTFGVGADYFFLKDKAKMSVDIWDFSKDEEDAKNPHVKVGIDYFLFKNIFVSAGGDNLLNAKRRGAYIGTGVRFEDEDIKYLFGTLPRIK; from the coding sequence ATGAAGGTTTCTACAGAATTAAAAGTCGGAGCTTTTTCTCTTATGATACTTGCAATCATGACCTACATGACATTCAAGGTAGGAGGTTTTGACTGGGCAAAGAAAAAAGGCTATGCCCTTCATGCTGAATTCAAAAATATCGGCGGTCTAGATGAAAAGACAAGAATCAAGGTGGCTGGGGTAGATTCAGGAATTATTGAAAAGATACAGCTTAAAGATGGAAAAGCATGGCTTACAATCAGGGTTGATAAAGATACCCCTGTATATACAGACGCTTCTGTTGGAGTGAAGTCAACGGGAATGCTTGGCGATAAATATATTGAACTTAAAACCGGTTCTCAAAAACCTGAACTCAAGGATGGAGATACTATTAAGAATGTAATAGAGTTTGTCGATATAGATGAACTTGTTAAAAATTTCAGCAAGCTTGCGTCTAATCTTGATGAGTCGTTTGGCTCGCCTGAATCCAAAGGCGCACTTAAAGAATCTATCCAGAATTTAAAACATATTACAGCAAGCCTGAAAGATGCAATATCAGTAAATGACAAGAAACTGAGAATAGTTCTGGACAACATAGAGAATTTCACTGCCGCTCTAAAAAAAGACGGCCCTGAGCTTGTTGCTGACCTCAGCAAAGCAACAAAGGAGCTTAAGGGGATGATAGAAGAAAACAGGGGGCATGTAAAGAGCGCTGCTGAAAATATCGATGTTATCACACAGAAGATTGCCAAGGGTGAAGGCACGATCGGCAAGCTTGTAAAGGATGACAGACTTTACGAATCATTCAATAAAGCCGCAGAAGGGGTTAACAAAACTCTGAGCGCAGTAGAGAGATTCAGGACATTTATTACATTCCAGGGAGATTATCTCACAAAAGCCAAGGATTCGAAAGGAGCCTTTACTCTTACACTTCAGCCAAAACCAGACAAATATTATATTTTTGGTATTGTCAGCGATCCTGTTGGTAAGATTACGACAACTGAGACTAACTCAACAGTCGGAGGTGTTACGACCTATACTAAGACAGAAGAGATTAAGAAGAGAATGGAATTTACGGCTCAATTTGCAAAAAAGTTTGAAAACCTTGCCTTAAGAATAGGTCTTTTTGAAAGCACATTCGGCGTTGGAGCGGATTATTTTTTTCTTAAAGACAAGGCAAAGATGTCTGTCGATATATGGGATTTTTCAAAAGACGAAGAAGACGCAAAAAATCCTCATGTTAAAGTAGGGATAGATTATTTTTTATTTAAGAACATTTTTGTTTCTGCGGGCGGTGATAATCTTCTTAATGCTAAACGCCGCGGCGCTTACATAGGAACTGGTGTAAGATTTGAAGACGAGGATATAAAGTATCTCTTTGGCACGCTTCCCAGAATAAAATAA